One genomic region from Vanessa tameamea isolate UH-Manoa-2023 chromosome 14, ilVanTame1 primary haplotype, whole genome shotgun sequence encodes:
- the LOC113398650 gene encoding pro-resilin: MKAFVACIALALVACASAEPPSGYNYNRPSGGISGGFSGGFSGGLGGGGGYRAVSSGYQTSEGQNVDSQLLDQVRQILLKEEASSSSSSGSGFVGAPSSSYGAPSSSYGVPSTSYGVPSGGRVVGINLEGIRQAIQVAQYEQTAIGGGGYPSGPSTSYGTPSRAPSGSYGAPY, from the coding sequence TGCATAGCCCTGGCTTTGGTGGCCTGCGCAAGCGCCGAGCCCCCATCCGGATACAATTACAACCGTCCTTCCGGTGGAATTTCTGGTGGATTCAGCGGAGGATTCAGCGGTGGTCTTGGCGGCGGTGGTGGCTACCGTGCCGTCTCTTCCGGATACCAGACCTCCGAGGGCCAGAACGTTGACTCTCAACTCCTCGACCAAGTCCGCCAAATCCTCCTTAAGGAAGAAGCTTCATCCTCCTCCTCCTCCGGCTCAGGATTCGTCGGAGCTCCTTCCTCATCGTACGGCGCACCATCATCTTCGTATGGAGTTCCCTCAACCTCCTACGGTGTACCCAGTGGTGGCCGTGTAGTTGGCATCAACCTTGAAGGTATCCGTCAAGCTATCCAGGTTGCACAATACGAACAGACCGCCATCGGCGGTGGTGGATACCCATCTGGTCCTTCTACCTCCTACGGAACCCCATCCCGTGCCCCCTCCGGCAGCTATGGTGCCCCCTACTAA